The segment aaaggtaaaaaaatattcttaaaaaccaaaaaaatttgcatcccCCATCGTTCTttatatttgacttgcaaGGATAGTTCCTtagaaaattagttaattttggcagtgaaaaaaaaagtggagtGGCTTGTGTTCAAGTTGTGTTTTTGAGAATCCAAAAGGTCCTTGCATCACTTTCtcataatttccttttttttaattttattttaaactaattaacacttttatttccgatattttccataaaaaaaattcatgttaaacaCCTGTATGCCAAAAAACCcataaaaaacctaaaaaaaaataaaccgacacacacaaaaccataaattaataaaaataaaaccaataaTGCAGGACACGGGAAGCAGAGAGGTATGAATTATTaatagataaataataataataaatgaaactgCTTCTACTCTATACTCAACTAATTCTATCAAATTCACTGTTCTTGTCTATTAAATGTCTATAAATTGCTGTGTAGATAGCAAgcattcttcttttttgaacagaaaataatttttttttgaataaatcaaGTGTCTACGTaatgttttttgattaaaagtgtcgctctgttgattttttcgtatcaaatatttacacaatcACGATATTTGTACGATACAAAGCAAAACACTCCAACCAGCATTTTCTTCTAGAGTTTAATTATCAAGTTTTATTGAAAGAGGCAGGTGCAATACGGGGAAATGTTTcatgtttcattaaaaaattttgcttttaatttaaatttcttaatttttttcaacaaaatttttgataaaaatacaaaatttttaatttttgtttgtagaaaacgttaaaaaagtattaaaacttttaaaaataaaatttttcaattttttgagattttattgaaaaattcgtaaaatgtcaattcaaaaattgttcgttaaaagtttgaaaatattttttatttattttaccaaGTGAtaatttctgacatttttgaaataaaaatatttcaaaaaattataattttaactatatttttacttaaatttagtttagaaattatttataaaatttaaaaaaaaatcgtaaattaattctgaaaaaatatttagaattttataaaaaaaaaaattaaaaaatattttttttaaattcaaaattttttaagatataaaaatttaatttattaaattattaattataataattaaaataaaaataatttttttgaagaattttgattcaaaaatttgaaaaaaaatcaaaaataaaaattttaacaagaaatttatctaaaaaaaatttataaaattaattcttttttatttaaataaatattaaattttaaacttacagATTTgccaatttgttcaaaattttaataaaagtattagttttgaaattttaataagaaaaatttaccaaaaaaaaaatttttttttaagaatttattataaaaaaatttgaaaaaatcataaatcaagtcaaaaatttgtaaaaaaaatgtttaattttgaattttgataaaaatttgccgtttttgattgaaatttcgtaaataccatttcaaaaaaaaattaatttaaaaaatttgaaaatcgccctTTCACTAattcaaacataaaataaaatttaaaaaattttttttttaacatgaaacattttttctcattgcaCCTGCCCAACTTACCATATTAATAGATAGATGACTTTGTTACTGTTTCagattgtttattaaattgatatgCATGTCGCTTCTGTATTTATGAATATCTTTGCTTatcatgataaatttttgattttatagaattttgttCATTGAGTTCGTTCAATGGAGCATAAAACAggcttttgttcaatttttgaatatttaaaaaaaaaaaaaatttccatgcaCACAATCATGGCACATGcacgtaaatttttaattgcacttcaatataaaaattcacataGGCACAAAATAAAGCCCGTTGATGTTCTTTACATAGAAATTGTAGTCGTTTGtctgtagttttttttgtcgtgtccCATCACTCTTCCGTGTGTCTCTTCGTGCTCACTCGAGTTATACAGCGACAACTGACCTACTTTGCGTCCGTTTTAACGAATAATTTATGTTTCCGCAGATCGTCCCGAACCTCGTCCGCATActgaaaaacttaattttggcCGGATATTCGCCGGAACACGATGTGAGCGGTATTAGTGATCCATTTTTGCAGGtaagtctaaaattttttttaaaacccgaaaatttaataaaaaaaaaaaaaaaaaaaaaattaaaaaaaagaaaatttctacaaaaatttttttgaattattttttttttattttttaatttaaatttttaaataaaaattattttttaataaaatatttttttataaaaatttatttttgaataaaaataattaaaattattttttttctaaaattataaataatttaaaaaaaattaaataaaaaactgaaaaaaaaagaattataatttttaaaaaaatgtttgaagcgtttgttttttaaaaaaattaatattttctaaaattttttcagaaaatttctttaaatatttttttatatttaattttttgacttttatttttttttatttgaaaagaatgattttttttaaaattagcaaatattaaagcaaaaaccttaaaattaaaaaaaaataaaaattattttgaaaagtggaattttatatgaaaaagtatttcaaaattttttgaaaaaaaattatttgggacaaaaacttcgaaataaatttaaaattgataaaaattattaatgaaaaaaatttttttaggtgaaaATTCTCCGTTTGCTTCGTATTTTGGGACATAATGATGCCGATGCATCCGAAGCGATGAACGACATTTTAGCGCAAGTCGCTACCAACACAGAAACGAGTAAAAATGTGGGCAACACAATTTTATACGAAACCGTTTTGTCGATTATGGACATCAAGTAAGCccgtttttgacaaaaaatcaatcaaaaattaatttttcctcattttttttagatccgAAGGCGGTTTGCGTGTCCTCGCTGTCAACATTCTCGGTCGCTTCTTGTTGAACAGCGACAAAAATATTCGTTACGTTGCTCTAAATACCCTTTTGCGGACCGTTCAAGCGGATATTTCGGCTGTGCAACGTCACCGAAGCACAATTCTCGAATGCTTGAAGGACCCGGACGTGTCAATTCGTCGTCGTGCAATGGAATTGTCCTTTGCACTGATAAATGCTCAAAATATTCGTACTATGGTTAAGGAGTTGTTGATTTTCCTCGAAAAGGCAGATTCGGAGTTTAAGGCGCAAGTTAGTAGTCGCATGGTTTTGTCGGCAGAACGATTTGCGCCAACGATTCGCTGGCATCTGGATACGTTGTTGAGTGTTTTGTTAGCGGTAAGTTCcgaaaaaggatgaaaatttgacgaaaattgatgaatttttgattttaggcGGGAAATTACGTGAGAGATGATGTTATTTCATCCACAATTCAGCTAATTTCGAGTAGTCCGCCTGTGGAGCAGGGATATTTTGCACTGAAATTGTGGGAAGCGCTTCAAACTCACAAAGATTGCGAAAGTAAGCAACCGCTGATTCAAGTGGCGTTCTGGACAATGGGCGAATATGGCGATTTGATGATGAACGGGGAGAGGATAGaaggtaaaaattcattttttcctcaaaattcccgatttttttcattaaaatcgatttttttcttgtagaatTAGACCGTCCAACGGAAACCGACTTATTGGATTTCTACCAAAAAGTTTTGTGGTCACCGCAAGTGTCGACAATTAGCAAACAATATGCTCTGATGTCATTGGCGAAGCTCAGTACGAGACTAAATCCGTGTCCAAATGAAATTCAGTCGATGATTGTTTCCTTCAGCTCTCATTTGAACGTCGATTTGCAGCAGCGTGGCATCGAATTTTCGCAACTATTTCGGGATTACAACAATTTGAGGCCTGCATTGCTCGAAAAAATGCCGCCGATGCAGCTCAACAAGGCAAATGGCAATGGAGTGTCGTCTGACGACAGCACGAGTGGTCCAGATTTGATCGAAACGGAAGTTTCGGGAGAAGAATCGCTCATTGGCGGCGGTGTTTCAGTGAAGTCATCAGGACCAAGTGACTCGGTaagtaatgaaaattaatttttttgataaaattgaagttttttgattaaaaattaaaattttcttatcaaagattgaaattttttgattaaaattgaaattttttgactaaaattttacttttttttaccaaaaatatttttttttatttaaaatttcaaatttttaatcaattatttcccttttttcattaaaaaaataatttttttttgcaaattttttaatttttgactaaaattttcattaattcttatcaaaaaatttttttttctcaaaattttaattttttaattaaaaaaactcgaaaaaattccatgagacttgatttatttacgaaaaattattttcttgatcaataattttaattatttcattaaaaattaatttaaattaattaaaaattactatttttatcaaaaattaaattttttctcgaaaattagaattttttttgactaaactaaaaaaaatttccaaaaatagatatttttcaaaaaaaaaaaaaaaaaaaaaaaaaatttaaaattttcctaaaaattaatttttttttaaccaaaactttaaatttttcttccgtAGAATATTTTGCTGGACCTCTTGGGTGGCAACGACGAACCAAGCAGTATTCCAAATGTTCCAAATACGACAAATAACAATACGATCAACAGCAGTAAATCAAATAATCAAGATCTACTAGACTTATTGGGTGGCCTTGATTTGTCGGCACCATCGGATGCCGCATCGACAACGACGATAATGCCACCGCAAGCAACGCCCACGATGATACAATCGCCTCTGGACTCGCTCGTGGGCCTCGGAGGACTTTCGTCGCCCGTAACTGCGGTGCCCGATAGTAGTAGCAACAACGTTGACGGATTGCTGGTGAACAATTTATTAGGCGGACAACAAAATAACGTAACGAGTACCGATATTTTGGATGATTTTACTAATTTCAACCAAGAAGTgagtttttctttgaaaatttgttaatttaaaattttttcaattaataatttaattttatttaaataattaattaaattaaatcaaattaatttttta is part of the Culicoides brevitarsis isolate CSIRO-B50_1 chromosome 3, AGI_CSIRO_Cbre_v1, whole genome shotgun sequence genome and harbors:
- the LOC134836143 gene encoding AP-1 complex subunit gamma-1 isoform X2, with product MSNEMYPYYETDWSILPAEGNRRFNPAFNMATIRQAINETIDRVRMPTPTRLRDLIRQIRAARTAAEERAVVNRECAYIRSTFREEDSVWRCRNIAKLLYIHMLGYPAHFGQLECLKLTASARFTDKRIGYLGAMLLLDERQDVHLLITNCLKNDLNCPTQFVVGLALCTLGAIASPEMARDLAGEVERLMKSPNAYIRKKAALCAFRVIRRVPELMEIFLPATRSLLTEKNHGILITGVTLITEMCEHSPDTLAHFKKIVPNLVRILKNLILAGYSPEHDVSGISDPFLQVKILRLLRILGHNDADASEAMNDILAQVATNTETSKNVGNTILYETVLSIMDIKSEGGLRVLAVNILGRFLLNSDKNIRYVALNTLLRTVQADISAVQRHRSTILECLKDPDVSIRRRAMELSFALINAQNIRTMVKELLIFLEKADSEFKAQVSSRMVLSAERFAPTIRWHLDTLLSVLLAAGNYVRDDVISSTIQLISSSPPVEQGYFALKLWEALQTHKDCESKQPLIQVAFWTMGEYGDLMMNGERIEELDRPTETDLLDFYQKVLWSPQVSTISKQYALMSLAKLSTRLNPCPNEIQSMIVSFSSHLNVDLQQRGIEFSQLFRDYNNLRPALLEKMPPMQLNKANGNGVSSDDSTSGPDLIETEVSGEESLIGGGVSVKSSGPSDSNILLDLLGGNDEPSSIPNVPNTTNNNTINSSKSNNQDLLDLLGGLDLSAPSDAASTTTIMPPQATPTMIQSPLDSLVGLGGLSSPVTAVPDSSSNNVDGLLVNNLLGGQQNNVTSTDILDDFTNFNQETTLPKITAFNKNGILVDLLPRKGADCLTIVMTATNSSLNTLEQYLFQVAVPKSFTLQMLSPSGTELPPGGNITQEMKITSNAKAVLRMRLRLSYVSEGSPVLEQTEVSGFPDDVFE
- the LOC134836143 gene encoding AP-1 complex subunit gamma-1 isoform X3 → MSVSEGFNPAFNMATIRQAINETIDRVRMPTPTRLRDLIRQIRAARTAAEERAVVNRECAYIRSTFREEDSVWRCRNIAKLLYIHMLGYPAHFGQLECLKLTASARFTDKRIGYLGAMLLLDERQDVHLLITNCLKNDLNCPTQFVVGLALCTLGAIASPEMARDLAGEVERLMKSPNAYIRKKAALCAFRVIRRVPELMEIFLPATRSLLTEKNHGILITGVTLITEMCEHSPDTLAHFKKDTGSREIVPNLVRILKNLILAGYSPEHDVSGISDPFLQVKILRLLRILGHNDADASEAMNDILAQVATNTETSKNVGNTILYETVLSIMDIKSEGGLRVLAVNILGRFLLNSDKNIRYVALNTLLRTVQADISAVQRHRSTILECLKDPDVSIRRRAMELSFALINAQNIRTMVKELLIFLEKADSEFKAQVSSRMVLSAERFAPTIRWHLDTLLSVLLAAGNYVRDDVISSTIQLISSSPPVEQGYFALKLWEALQTHKDCESKQPLIQVAFWTMGEYGDLMMNGERIEELDRPTETDLLDFYQKVLWSPQVSTISKQYALMSLAKLSTRLNPCPNEIQSMIVSFSSHLNVDLQQRGIEFSQLFRDYNNLRPALLEKMPPMQLNKANGNGVSSDDSTSGPDLIETEVSGEESLIGGGVSVKSSGPSDSNILLDLLGGNDEPSSIPNVPNTTNNNTINSSKSNNQDLLDLLGGLDLSAPSDAASTTTIMPPQATPTMIQSPLDSLVGLGGLSSPVTAVPDSSSNNVDGLLVNNLLGGQQNNVTSTDILDDFTNFNQETTLPKITAFNKNGILVDLLPRKGADCLTIVMTATNSSLNTLEQYLFQVAVPKSFTLQMLSPSGTELPPGGNITQEMKITSNAKAVLRMRLRLSYVSEGSPVLEQTEVSGFPDDVFE
- the LOC134836143 gene encoding AP-1 complex subunit gamma-1 isoform X1, whose translation is MSNEMYPYYETDWSILPAEGNRRFNPAFNMATIRQAINETIDRVRMPTPTRLRDLIRQIRAARTAAEERAVVNRECAYIRSTFREEDSVWRCRNIAKLLYIHMLGYPAHFGQLECLKLTASARFTDKRIGYLGAMLLLDERQDVHLLITNCLKNDLNCPTQFVVGLALCTLGAIASPEMARDLAGEVERLMKSPNAYIRKKAALCAFRVIRRVPELMEIFLPATRSLLTEKNHGILITGVTLITEMCEHSPDTLAHFKKDTGSREIVPNLVRILKNLILAGYSPEHDVSGISDPFLQVKILRLLRILGHNDADASEAMNDILAQVATNTETSKNVGNTILYETVLSIMDIKSEGGLRVLAVNILGRFLLNSDKNIRYVALNTLLRTVQADISAVQRHRSTILECLKDPDVSIRRRAMELSFALINAQNIRTMVKELLIFLEKADSEFKAQVSSRMVLSAERFAPTIRWHLDTLLSVLLAAGNYVRDDVISSTIQLISSSPPVEQGYFALKLWEALQTHKDCESKQPLIQVAFWTMGEYGDLMMNGERIEELDRPTETDLLDFYQKVLWSPQVSTISKQYALMSLAKLSTRLNPCPNEIQSMIVSFSSHLNVDLQQRGIEFSQLFRDYNNLRPALLEKMPPMQLNKANGNGVSSDDSTSGPDLIETEVSGEESLIGGGVSVKSSGPSDSNILLDLLGGNDEPSSIPNVPNTTNNNTINSSKSNNQDLLDLLGGLDLSAPSDAASTTTIMPPQATPTMIQSPLDSLVGLGGLSSPVTAVPDSSSNNVDGLLVNNLLGGQQNNVTSTDILDDFTNFNQETTLPKITAFNKNGILVDLLPRKGADCLTIVMTATNSSLNTLEQYLFQVAVPKSFTLQMLSPSGTELPPGGNITQEMKITSNAKAVLRMRLRLSYVSEGSPVLEQTEVSGFPDDVFE